A window of Chrysoperla carnea chromosome 3, inChrCarn1.1, whole genome shotgun sequence genomic DNA:
TGTTTTCAGTAAGAGTTTACTCTGACTAGGAAGAGTCAACTCTTACACATTCAAGaatctataaaaaatgtttaaataagcCTGTCTTCTCAGTTTTGAAACctttattctattaaataatattatacaaatggaCTATTAACACAAACTATACCTCGATTATAACCACATTTAAAGTACTTGAAcgttaacaaatttattttgtaaatcattttcattatcattCTCAATAACTAAATTAATTCTAGAATTAGTTTGTGGTCGTGAAAATCGATATTGATAAACTTTATCTCTATTAATATTAGATGTATTCTCTCCTTTACGtataactttatacattaatgcaccaaatataattgaaacaaataatattaaaaataatgataataaacttAAACCGTACGTTGTATGGATTTCAATCtgtttaaaattactttcggaGCTAGTTGTTGAATTTTCTTCGCCTGCAGAAGTGGTTGATGACGGTAAAACAGTTGTAGTTTCATTATAATCCGATATATTCATTATATCACCTGCCATATCTTCACAAGTTGCACGTAAATTACGTACATATGAACgttgtttaatttgatttgttaatatataattttcattatcacATACAGGTGattctaaatataaatcatcatatttaatatacatttcatTAAATCGCGTTAACATTTCAAATAATCGCTTACAAGGTATTGTATtatttcgtaaataaattttttgtaaattataattatacgtACATATAGCTAattcaaaatttgcattaaatatttcattataactAATATctaatacttttaaattatgtgaattatataaataattatatttaaattcataaatttgattatttgatatatttaataattctaaattatataaatccataaataattcatctaaaattgtatttgataaatttgtataagataaatctaaatgttttaaatgtattaaacctttaaaaaaattacttggtaaattttttaataaatattttggtaaatataattcttctaaattatataaattattaaatgtttcattttccatatattcaataaaattattttcaaataaatttaatacttttaaatatttaatatcttgaaatataccttttgttaaattttttatatgattatatgataaatctaaatcaattaatttttgcattggatgaaatatttttggtgcaatatattcaattgttaaattacttaaatttaatacttcaatttcatttaaaccCATAAAAGCACCTTCATTTAAGTGCGTTATTTGATTTTCACTTAAATCAATAATACGTAAATTTGAGATAAAGCCAAAAGCTTGCTTTTCAATCATTCTTATATTCGAATTTCTTAAAGTAAGATATTCAATATATACACTTGATTGTAAGAAATCTTGTTTTAAcactgttaaattattattcgacAAGATTAAATACATTAATTGATTCAAACcattaaatgtaaaactaggtataatttgtatattattatgatcTAAATCTAAGAATTGTAATGAATCACGCATTCCTGTAAATTGATTTGCTTGTAATTCACGTAAATTATTATCTCgaattgttaaatttgttaaagaatgtaattctaaaaatgtttttgtatgtattttttctaaattacaaTTACGTATTTCTATTGTtcgtaattttgttaaatttaaatttgtaaacataGCTTCGGGAAGTGATGgtatataacaatttattagatttatatgttttatttcagTTGTATTTTTTATGCTCGTTTTAATATAGTCGGTAAATGTTTCTAATGTTGTATTTTCTTGGCATGttatattagt
This region includes:
- the LOC123294500 gene encoding leucine-rich repeat-containing protein 70-like is translated as MKSLRSFTFTCIIWAFILMVNHVTNGAKLPKTSTCILEKNTNITCQENTTLETFTDYIKTSIKNTTEIKHINLINCYIPSLPEAMFTNLNLTKLRTIEIRNCNLEKIHTKTFLELHSLTNLTIRDNNLRELQANQFTGMRDSLQFLDLDHNNIQIIPSFTFNGLNQLMYLILSNNNLTVLKQDFLQSSVYIEYLTLRNSNIRMIEKQAFGFISNLRIIDLSENQITHLNEGAFMGLNEIEVLN